The genome window CCCTTAACCAACCAACTTTGCTTCCACCGTCAGCACCCCATAGTAGAGAGACGGGGCTTCGTGCCTGTTATCTTTAGGTAGCTGACCAGCCTCAGCCCTTTGAGGGCTACGTTATCGGCAAGTGTTCAAGTTCCTACCTTTTCCTACCTTGGGAGGCGACGCCAGTCCCATACTCTAAAACCGAGCAGTTAAACAGTTGGACCAGGGGGAAAACGGTGCTGCCTCCAATCGTACCGACCGATAACATTAGCGAGGCGAACCTTACGGCGTACAAGGTAGGCGATTCCGGCTAGAACCGGAAAGAACGTAAACTGTACCTCTTTTCGTTCTCCCCCTTGTTGGGGAAGGCGACTAAAGTCGCCGTTCGTTGTTCCTTCCTGCGCTCAAGCGACAGGGCTTCCAAACATATCGAGGATTTATATGAACCAGCCCGACCTGTCGCAACTGCGATCGCAACTCAAACGCATTTGGGGATACCATGACTTTCGCCCTCCCCAAGGAGAAATTGTCCGCTGCTTGAGTAGCGGGGAAGACGCACTGGTGGTCATGCCCACTGGCGGTGGCAAATCTATTTGTTTCCAGCTGCCGGCTTTGCTGAAAACCGGGTTGACCCTAGTGGTATCGCCACTGGTTGCTTTAATGGAAAACCAAGTAGAGGAACTGCGCGAGAAACGACTGCCAGCAGCTTCCCTCCACAGCGAACTGCCGCGCCAGCAAAAACGCCGAACCCTGTCTTTGCTAGCCAAAAATCAATTGCGGTTGCTGTACCTGTCTCCAGAAACCCTACTCAGCCAGCCCGTTTGGCAGCAATTATGCCAAAGGGACTTACCCATCAATGGCTTAATTTTAGACGAAGCCCACTGTTTAGTCCAGTGGGGGGATACCTTTCGTCCGGCCTACCGACGTTTGGGGGCTGTCCGACCGGCGTTGCAGCAACAGAAACCAACCAACCATCCCATCGCGATCGCTGCGTTTACCGCCACTGCCAATCCCCAAGCCCAAACCACCATTCGCCAAGTCTTGCAGCTGCAACAACCCCAGGCATTTCTCCTCAATCCCTATCGAGACAATTTGCACTTACAAGTCCAAATCGCCTGGACTCCCCGGGGCAGAAAACAACGCTTGCTACGGCACATTCGCCAGCATCGCGGGGCTTCGGGGCTGGTTTACGTTCGCAGCCGCAAAGACAGCGAAAATTTGGCTGCTTGGCTGTCGCAGTTGGGATTTGCCACGGCAGGCTACCACGCTGGTTTAAGCCCCCAAAAGCGGCGGCAGTTGGAAAACGATTGGATTGCGGGGAAAATTCAGTTTGTGGTTTGTACTTCGGCTTTTGGTATGGGAATCAACAAGCCTGATGTACGTTGGGTGGTTCACTTCCACGCCCCCATTTTGCTTTCGGAATACGTTCAGGAAGTGGGTCGTGCTGGTCGAGATGGCAAACCCGCCCGCGCTCTCACTTTGATAAGCGAACCCACCGGACTTTTAGATCCGGAAGACAAACAAAGGCGTCGGTTTTTCACCGAACGGCAGCGGGAACAGTACCGTTTTGCCCAACAATTGGTGCCAAAAATTCCCGCTACTGGCCATGTGGATACTGTGGCCCAACAATTCCGCCAAGCTCCCATTGCGCTTTCTTTGCTGCATGCTGGCGGTAGGTTAAGCTGGAAAGACCCGTTTCGCTACCAAATTCATCAAGCAGCCGGTGGGAGTCAATCTTCCCAAGAAAAGGCAGTGCGCGAAATGCAGCAGTATTTAACCACCTGCCAATGTCGCTGGCAGTTTTTGTTGCGTGCGTTTGGTTTCGTTGAGGCGGCGCGTTCCTTTCGTTGCGGGCATTGCGATAATTGTCAAAAATCATTGTAGCTACCGCAGCGATCGCTATAACTTTGCCAGTCGCAATTTTTAGAAAATTACGCTATTTTCACCGAACAATTGAAACTTGATGATGGATTTTCTCCAAGATTTTATTCAACTGATTGCCAAGCGTACGGGGTTGTACGTTCGCGAAAAAGACCAACAGGTTGTGCGGCAAATTATCGAACAGCGGATGCGGATTTTAAATCTGACTTCTGCATCGCAGTACTATCAATTTTTGCAGGAAAGTGCTTTAACGGCAGAGGGCAACTCACCAGCCCAAAACGAATGGCGTATTCTAGCACAGTTGCTCACCAATACAGAAAGTTATTTTTTTCGCGATCGCGGTCAGTTTGCCCTGCTGCGGGAGAAAATTTTACCCCAGTTGATTGCTTGGCGGCGCGCCCAACAGCAACAAGAGGGAAGCAGCAGACCTTCTTTGCGCTTGTGGAGTGCTGGCTGTGCTGGTGGCGAGGAACCTTATTCTTTGGCGATTTTGCTTTGGGAATTGCTACCGGATTTACCAAATTGGGACTTGTTGGTTTTGGGAACGGATATCAATCAAAATGTTCTGCAAAAAGCGAAAATAGGAATTTATGGGGATTGGTCCTTTCGACTCACTTCCGAACGACTGCAAAAACGCTACTTTCATTACCAACAAACTGGCTGGAAATTGGATGATAAAATTCGCAATTTGGTGACCTTTCGCTACGGCAATTTGGTCCGCGATCGCTTGGGAGACCCCGCCAGTTACGCTTCGCAAATGGATCTAATTTTGTGTCGCAATGTATTTATTTATTTCCAACCAGAAGCCATTGGTTCGGTTTTAAAAAAATTCTACAATACTTTGCGAGAGCGGGGCTATTTGCTCACCGCCCATACAGAACTATACGGACAGGATTTATCTCCTTTTCGGGTACGGATTTTCCCCGAATCCATTGCCTACCAACGCTGCGAAACGCCCACACCGGAGACATCTGCGCCGCCACTGCCACCACCAAGTGTCTCTTTTGTTCAGTGGCAGCCTCCTTCCCACCCGCGTTCCGTTCCCAAGCGTTCTCTTCCTAAAAAAAACACGCCCCACCGCCAACCCCTCTCCCAACAACATCCAAAAACAACAGTATCGACACCAGAAAATTCCCAAACCACTTCAGCTGCCCAAACGCAATTTTCCCAAGCCGAAACATTGCTGCAGCAGGGCTACTATCGTCAAGCGATTGCCAAAGCCGAAGCCTACCTAGAAGATACGATTTATCGATTGCCCGCACATACCTTAATTGCCCAGGCTCATGCCAACTTGGGGGAGTACAATCGTGCCAATTATTACTGCCAGCTCGCCCTCGATATTGATGCCAACGCTGCCCAACCCTACCATATTTTAGCCCAAATTGCAGCAGAAAAAGGCAATTTAGAAGTAGCAAAATCGTTTTTCAAGCGGGTGCTGTATTTAGACCCAGAATCCATTTCTGCCTATTTGCATTTAGGGTCTATTTATCAGGCAGAAAACGATTTAATTCGTGCCCGAAAAATGCTAGAAAATGCTTTGAGACTGCTGGAAAAATTGCCCGAAGATTCTATTTTTTATCCCGAAGAAGGCATCGCTGTCAAGGCTGTCATTTCCGAAGTCAAGCAAATGCTCAATGCTATGTAAATGTCATCTAAAAACTGAGAATTTGTTGGCGAATTTTAGCGAGGGCACTTTCTGGGATGATTCCTTTATGGGCTAAATAGGCAATGGTTTCTGACTCCCGCAAGGCAAGTGCCCGTTGGAGCACTTGTCTTTGCATGGGAAAAGCGAGTTCCGGGCGTTCTTGGACGAAACTATCAATCCATTCAAAAGCCGCTTTGCCATTGTTTTGGTAAAATTCAATGCATTCGGAGGCAATAATTTCGTCTACAGCTTGTTCCCGCGCCAATTTTTTGATGGTTTTAATCACTTTTTGCGAAACATACGCGATCGCGGCATAATATTCATAGCGAACGGTCAGCTCGTGCAGGCGGTGTTTCTGCAACCAGTACCGTTTGGGAATCCAAACCAGCAAGCGGTTTAAAAGGAATTTCTCCCACATATTTTCCAACATTTTGGTTTTCGCTACCCGCGGTGGAATTTGGTTGGCAAGCACGCTATCGCCTTTCCAGTTCATCATGAGGCTCAATTTTTTTAAGACCAACCCCGAAATCAAACCTTCATCGTGCAATTCCCGATAAGCATGGTGTTCGATTTGTAGCGCTTGCAACCAAAACAACTGGCGCATTTGGGTGGGTTGTTCTCGCAAACTTTCCCAAAAACGTTCTAGGGATTGTTCCGCTTGCTGGCAACTTTGTTGGTATTGCTCTTGAAAGCAGTTGAGAATGGCAGGGGAAAGCAGTCTTTGGTTTTCCAGTTTGTCAAGCAACTGCATGGCTTCTTTTTTGGCAAATACCCGCGCTTGCGATTGCGCCAGTTCTTCCCGGATAGAAAGGCGGTCGAGACCGAGAAGGCGAACCAACTGGCTGGTGGTGGAACCTTCGACTAAGATGGTAAACAAAACCACTCCCAAGGTCATGGAGATAATCAGTTCTTGGTGGGCAAAATCGCTGCTCAAACTCAGTGCCAGTGCCAATGCGATCGCACCGCGCAATCCTCCCCAAAAACTCACTAACTGAAAACGCCAGTGAATGGGAGCTGTTTTCTGGAATAGGTTAACCAAGGGAATCAGGGAAAATACGATCGCCCCCCGCGCTAAAATCGCAATGGCGATCGCCCAGCCAATGGAGATCCAGACCGTTGTGTCATTGCCGTTGATATTCCCAAGAAATCCGGTGGTGGTTAGACCCACCAACAAGAAAATGAGGCTGTTGGCGATAAAGGCGGCATATTCCCAAAATTCGTATATGTATTTGCGGATATCAGGCTTGAGATGATATTCGCTATAGCGACCTACCATCAAACCAGCACTAACTACGGCAATAACGCCAGAAAATTCCAGATAGTGCTCGGCGGTGAGAAAAGCGGTGTAGGCAATGATGGCGGAAACGGTGGTTTGAATGGCATAATCGTCGGCGGCTACGGCGATCGCCCATCGCATGACAGTAGCTACCAAAACGCCAACTACGATGCCACCAAATAAAGTTGTAAAAACATCTAGGGAGGCTTTCTCTACAGTATTGGCACCAACTTCCCCACTCGCGATCGCAACCAAAATCAGGTCAAATAGAACAATGGCAGTGGCATCGTTGAGCATACTTTCCCCTTCCACGAACATGGTCAGCCGTCGGGGCACCCCCAATTCCTTAAACAAAGCGATCGTGGCAACGGGGTCAGTAGCAGAAATCAAAGCACCAAACAGCAATGCTTGCCCTAGGGAAAGCGGAGTCACCCAAGACAAAGATATACCAATGAACCCCGTAGCCAGCAACAATCCGGGTCCAGCTAAAGTCAGCGACGGAGTTAAAGTTTGTAGCAGAACTTTGTTATCCAGATTTAAGGCTGACTCAAAGATAAGTGGCGGCACGAAAATATATAAAATTATATCAGGAGAAAGTGTTAAAGCACGCAGCGACTCCAGAGGCGAGCCGCTATAGTCCAACAATCCCAAAAATAAACCGACGATAACCAAGCCCACAGTGTAGGGAAAGTTTAGGCGTTTGAAGGAAACAGCTCCCAGACAGGCGACCAGCAATAACAGCAGAATAGCGATTTCTTTCGTTAGTATGGGTACGTCACTCATAAAGAACGTTTATCTACAATGGGCGTTCTAGCGTTCAATGGCAGCAATATTGGTATCCTATTCTCTAGGTTAATTTTCATACGATTCAACTTCTCTACGCCATTTTTTCGCTATTCTAGCATTTCTGAAAAACAACGATTGTTTGAAATTTTCCAATTCCCCTGGTAGAGGCTGACAATTCGTGAAGTGCCCCTATAAAAATGTCCTATTATCTCTTGCGTATTGTTAAGAAAATGGTAGAAAGATTTTATAGCAGAGAACATCAACTGGAGCCATGCACCCTAATGAAGTCAAAATTCCCTATTCTAACCTCTCTTCGCTATCAGCAAAAGCTTAGCTAATTTAGATTGCAACTTGGCGGTAAAGGTTCGCCAACTTCTTCTCATTTTACGAGAAAACATAGGTTCGTTGAGAAGGCTCTGTAAAGCTTTTTCTAACTGGAGATCGGTTTTATTGGTTCGCAGAGCTTGCAAATTTTCTTGGATAAAAGGACGTGTATTGGCATTATCTGAAATCAGTTTAGAAATGTGTTTGATATTTAACGTTTCCTCAAAGGTTGTACAGCGGCTGAGGGCATTATTGGCTTTTAAAGCAACCATGGTCATCAGACATTTTTCGCAACGACCACAATTGTAAGAACTATTGGGATTTCTCCAACAAACTCTTAAACTTTGCAAGGCAATATCGTATTTGGCGATGAGTGCAATTTTTTCTACTCGCGTCGCTTCGCAGCCGTCATGAACAAATTCCAGAGACTCGGAACTCCACAGTGGATCTAAAACCAGATGGGTTCCGCAGGGAAACAATTCCGCATATGTGTGGGAGGCAGGAATAAAAATACGTTGAAAGTGGGGAAATAGTAGGTGACCAATTGCAGCTAGAGTCGCGCCATGACCAAAATCCCGCCAATCAACATATCGATTGAGGAGTTCGCGTATATTGGTTTCTATCTCTATAAGATTTTTACCAAAGTTTGCAGCCACTTCCCGCAGTTTTTCTGAGGTTTTTTCCCTCAAAGTGCAGTCTTGCAGTTGCATATCCAAACCATGCACTAAAATTAGGTCGGTAATTTCGGATTGGCGCTTTAAAAAGGTATAGAAGGAATCCACGCCTCCCGAGAAAAATGTACCTACCCTTGGTTCGGTTGCAGCAGGTTTGGAAACCGATTTGATATTTTCAACGTCTACTCGATGAAACGCAGGATTCCATACGCAGTAGATATCTTGAATTGTAGATAAGTTTGACAAAAACTTAGCGCTAATTTCTCCTTTGGCAATTAACTGATTTGTGCCTACTTTCATAGCAGGCAATAGACCAGTGGCGACAAAAGCTTCGTAGTTTTCCGTCAAAATCGGCTCCCTATAGCTGCGAAAGAAGATTTTGTAGCTTTTGTTATTGACTAGAAAGTCAACGTTAATTTCTCGACTGGAGTTATTGCTGTCGTCAGGAAGAATCTGCAAAGTTTGTTGGTTCTGCATAGCCAATCTCTGGTTTTCTAATAGTTATTTGCTTCGGCTGGGAGCGTTTATGAAATCATGACAAAATTTGTATTCACGTATACTGTATAGCATACCAACTTCGCTGATGGGACATAAGTTTTACAAATAAAAAAGACGAACCAGGCTCGGTAAACTTGTGGTGTGTCTAAAAAAACTGCAAAAAACTATGGGATGGATTTTCTGAAACTTTGCTTGTAGTGAGGACGATTCACGAAGCGCTTCTACCGGAGATTCGGGACAATTTAAGCGTGTTATTTTTTTTCACAGATGGCAGCGATCGCGTCTTCTGCTGCTTTTAAGCTTCCATTTGCTCTAAAGCACGGCAATAGATTTCGCCAAATTCTGTTTCCATCAGCGGACGCCTGTGAGGCATTTCTATAGATTCTGTTCCCCAAGTGGTATTTGCTTCTACAATCGTCGGACCATCCATAGTGAGTGCAATATCCCAACCAATAAAACAAGGTTTTTGGAAGCATTCGTGAGCTTTCAAAGCCAAGTTTACCATGTCTTGAAACCTGGGCAATTGTGTGCCTTGAATTTGAGCATTGGTATCGGGATGGTTTGTAAAAGATCCCAACCGAATATCTTTAGCGACTGCCGCTGTTAAGATCCCCTCGTTGGATACGCCAGCAACCAGACCACCACCTGCAAAATTATCGGTTTTTTCCTCTCCTCTAGGCATCCGCCAACTTGAAATGAGGCTTTTTGCCGGCTGGGAAGGTAATTTATAGGTGATGGCGCGTAATGTACAAAGTCCTCCTTGGCTGAAATTTGCTACGCTGGGATGGTTTTGGATATTTAGTTGAACGATAACTGTTTTATATTGTGCTTTTTGCAAGCAATGTTCTACGAGATGTGCACCATCGAACATAAGATCTCCAGACTTCCACTTATTTGCTTCAACATATTCCCAATACTCGGCACCTTGTCCGCAATATAAGTTGGTATATTTAATAAATAAATTTTTTTGCGGGAACTTTTCTTCTGGGTTGTACCACTTAATTTTGCCGAACGAATCCAATTTGGCAATGATGGGAATAATAGGAAGACCGGCTACAGAAGCGGCTTCAAAAAATCTAACTTTATCGCGGACTTGCTCTACATCAATATTGCGATTGAGATAGGGTAAGAGGGTCTTGATTTTATAGTCTTGAATGTAGAGCGCTATTTTTTTCCTATTGGCAGGTTCCCAAAGCCGGAATTTATAGTAAGAATCGGGATGGATGTTGTAGAAGGCAGATAAATAAAAACTCTGCAACCATTGCATCCATAAGTTTATTTGATGGTAGGTTTGAACGTAATTGCCATTTTTGTTTAGGTACTCGCTGGCGCGAATCCCGGAAAGTACGGGCCAAAAAACGGTAAAAAGCGCTATATAAATTATATATTTAAGCTTTCGCACTGGTTTGCGGCCACCAAATTGTCTATCTGTGGCAGATTCTTGGAGAAAAATACGATGAATCTGACTGGCAATCTTGTTTTTACCTACTTCTTGCGCGAGAAACCAAGGCAAGGGGACAGGAGCATACTCATATGCTGCCAGCCGTTTGATTTTTTCTGAGAATAGGAATTGCTTCATATGATACCTTTTCTGAAAAACAAGAATTTTCTGGGAGTTTCTAATTGACCTGGTAGGGTCTCAACGCGTGAGTGAGTAAGGGCGCTTCGCGAAGCGCCCCTACTCACGCGTTGCGCCTCCTACAACCATACACTGATTATTTCTTGCAAATTTGGGACTTTTCTTTTCAATGGTCAATGCTAGCGAGATGCTGGATCGCGTGACCGCTTAAAGATAGGAAATGCGATCTTAATCTAGCTCAGCTTGTGTATGGGTGTCAACGACTTGATGCTTTCTTAGAAACCTCTTCAATCGATCGCGATCGCATTTTCTTTTACCTCCCCGAAGGACCAGGAAACAGGGTATCCTTGTTAGCATAGGGATTCCCTAGCCATGCTACGAACAGTCGAGGAGAGCGAGATTATGGAACCCATTCCCTATCTCATTTTTGAACTGTATAATTCTACCTACGGCATTGAAGCTACCGCCGTACAGGAAATTTTCTCGCTGCCAGAACTAACGCCGATTGCGGAAGCGCCTCCCGATATTGCTGGGGTTCTCAACCTGCGGGGGAAGATTTTGCCGGTGATGGATTTGAACCGGCGTTTTGGGTATAAAAGCCGTCCTTACCAACTCAGCGATCGCGTCGTTGTCATCCAATGGCAAGACGTGCAAATGGGAATTATTGTAGACGATCTCCAAGAAATTCAAAATATAGATCCCCAAGATATCAGCAGCGAAATTTCTTACGGTCGGGACTTCCAAGCACATACCCATAATTTCATTTCGGGGTTTGCTAGAATTGGTACCAGCATTATTATTTTACTGGCTTGCGAACCGCTCATTCGCTACTCGGAAAAACTCCCTCCAGGTACCGAAATGCCAACCGAAACCGAATTGGAAGAACAAGATATGCCAGACCAGGGGCGTCTGTTTTGTCCCCATGCCAGCGAAAGCGAACGTTCTATTTTCCGCGAACGAGCGGAAGCTCTCATGCAAACCACTGAAAGTCAGGATTTGAGCGGTTTCATTTCTCTGGCGGTGGTGGGGTTGAACGGGGAATATTTTGGGATCGACTTGCAGATGGTGCGGGAGTTTACCGATATTTTACAGGTAACTCCTATTCCCTGCTGTCCGCAATGGGTGGTGGGAAACATGAATTTGCGCGGGGAAATTGTCACTCTATTCGACCTGCGGGAAGTGCTCAACCTCGACCTTTCCCAAAAGCGATCGCTGGAAAAAGCCGTGGTTTTACAAGTGGAAGACATTGTCGCGGGTATGACCGTGGATGAAGTTTTTGATATCACCCACGTTTATCCTACCGATATCGATCCGATTCCAGCGGCAGTTCATACCACACGCGATGAATATTTGCGGGG of Geitlerinema sp. PCC 9228 contains these proteins:
- a CDS encoding protein-glutamate O-methyltransferase CheR; amino-acid sequence: MMDFLQDFIQLIAKRTGLYVREKDQQVVRQIIEQRMRILNLTSASQYYQFLQESALTAEGNSPAQNEWRILAQLLTNTESYFFRDRGQFALLREKILPQLIAWRRAQQQQEGSSRPSLRLWSAGCAGGEEPYSLAILLWELLPDLPNWDLLVLGTDINQNVLQKAKIGIYGDWSFRLTSERLQKRYFHYQQTGWKLDDKIRNLVTFRYGNLVRDRLGDPASYASQMDLILCRNVFIYFQPEAIGSVLKKFYNTLRERGYLLTAHTELYGQDLSPFRVRIFPESIAYQRCETPTPETSAPPLPPPSVSFVQWQPPSHPRSVPKRSLPKKNTPHRQPLSQQHPKTTVSTPENSQTTSAAQTQFSQAETLLQQGYYRQAIAKAEAYLEDTIYRLPAHTLIAQAHANLGEYNRANYYCQLALDIDANAAQPYHILAQIAAEKGNLEVAKSFFKRVLYLDPESISAYLHLGSIYQAENDLIRARKMLENALRLLEKLPEDSIFYPEEGIAVKAVISEVKQMLNAM
- a CDS encoding chemotaxis protein CheW, whose protein sequence is MLRTVEESEIMEPIPYLIFELYNSTYGIEATAVQEIFSLPELTPIAEAPPDIAGVLNLRGKILPVMDLNRRFGYKSRPYQLSDRVVVIQWQDVQMGIIVDDLQEIQNIDPQDISSEISYGRDFQAHTHNFISGFARIGTSIIILLACEPLIRYSEKLPPGTEMPTETELEEQDMPDQGRLFCPHASESERSIFRERAEALMQTTESQDLSGFISLAVVGLNGEYFGIDLQMVREFTDILQVTPIPCCPQWVVGNMNLRGEIVTLFDLREVLNLDLSQKRSLEKAVVLQVEDIVAGMTVDEVFDITHVYPTDIDPIPAAVHTTRDEYLRGTAPYQDKMMAILDISKILTQGELEVNDSV
- a CDS encoding sodium:proton antiporter, whose product is MSDVPILTKEIAILLLLLVACLGAVSFKRLNFPYTVGLVIVGLFLGLLDYSGSPLESLRALTLSPDIILYIFVPPLIFESALNLDNKVLLQTLTPSLTLAGPGLLLATGFIGISLSWVTPLSLGQALLFGALISATDPVATIALFKELGVPRRLTMFVEGESMLNDATAIVLFDLILVAIASGEVGANTVEKASLDVFTTLFGGIVVGVLVATVMRWAIAVAADDYAIQTTVSAIIAYTAFLTAEHYLEFSGVIAVVSAGLMVGRYSEYHLKPDIRKYIYEFWEYAAFIANSLIFLLVGLTTTGFLGNINGNDTTVWISIGWAIAIAILARGAIVFSLIPLVNLFQKTAPIHWRFQLVSFWGGLRGAIALALALSLSSDFAHQELIISMTLGVVLFTILVEGSTTSQLVRLLGLDRLSIREELAQSQARVFAKKEAMQLLDKLENQRLLSPAILNCFQEQYQQSCQQAEQSLERFWESLREQPTQMRQLFWLQALQIEHHAYRELHDEGLISGLVLKKLSLMMNWKGDSVLANQIPPRVAKTKMLENMWEKFLLNRLLVWIPKRYWLQKHRLHELTVRYEYYAAIAYVSQKVIKTIKKLAREQAVDEIIASECIEFYQNNGKAAFEWIDSFVQERPELAFPMQRQVLQRALALRESETIAYLAHKGIIPESALAKIRQQILSF
- a CDS encoding RecQ family ATP-dependent DNA helicase; this translates as MNQPDLSQLRSQLKRIWGYHDFRPPQGEIVRCLSSGEDALVVMPTGGGKSICFQLPALLKTGLTLVVSPLVALMENQVEELREKRLPAASLHSELPRQQKRRTLSLLAKNQLRLLYLSPETLLSQPVWQQLCQRDLPINGLILDEAHCLVQWGDTFRPAYRRLGAVRPALQQQKPTNHPIAIAAFTATANPQAQTTIRQVLQLQQPQAFLLNPYRDNLHLQVQIAWTPRGRKQRLLRHIRQHRGASGLVYVRSRKDSENLAAWLSQLGFATAGYHAGLSPQKRRQLENDWIAGKIQFVVCTSAFGMGINKPDVRWVVHFHAPILLSEYVQEVGRAGRDGKPARALTLISEPTGLLDPEDKQRRRFFTERQREQYRFAQQLVPKIPATGHVDTVAQQFRQAPIALSLLHAGGRLSWKDPFRYQIHQAAGGSQSSQEKAVREMQQYLTTCQCRWQFLLRAFGFVEAARSFRCGHCDNCQKSL
- a CDS encoding sugar-transfer associated ATP-grasp domain-containing protein is translated as MKQFLFSEKIKRLAAYEYAPVPLPWFLAQEVGKNKIASQIHRIFLQESATDRQFGGRKPVRKLKYIIYIALFTVFWPVLSGIRASEYLNKNGNYVQTYHQINLWMQWLQSFYLSAFYNIHPDSYYKFRLWEPANRKKIALYIQDYKIKTLLPYLNRNIDVEQVRDKVRFFEAASVAGLPIIPIIAKLDSFGKIKWYNPEEKFPQKNLFIKYTNLYCGQGAEYWEYVEANKWKSGDLMFDGAHLVEHCLQKAQYKTVIVQLNIQNHPSVANFSQGGLCTLRAITYKLPSQPAKSLISSWRMPRGEEKTDNFAGGGLVAGVSNEGILTAAVAKDIRLGSFTNHPDTNAQIQGTQLPRFQDMVNLALKAHECFQKPCFIGWDIALTMDGPTIVEANTTWGTESIEMPHRRPLMETEFGEIYCRALEQMEA